Proteins co-encoded in one Medicago truncatula cultivar Jemalong A17 chromosome 8, MtrunA17r5.0-ANR, whole genome shotgun sequence genomic window:
- the LOC11409818 gene encoding G-type lectin S-receptor-like serine/threonine-protein kinase CES101, with translation MISFEIKKQVVLIYLWLWWSTTTSICGNATKDSLKPGDTLNSNSTLCSKQDKYCLCLNSSIGHLIIRTLDGAVVWMYDRNQPIDIDSSVLLSLDYSGVLKIEFQNRNLPIIIYSSPQPTNDTVATMLDTGNFVLQQLHPNGTKSILWQSFDYPTYILISTMKLGVNRKTGHNWSLVSWLTPSLPTPGKFSLVWEPKERELNIRKSGKVHWKSGKLKSNGIFENIPTKVQRIYQYIIVSNKNEDSFAFEVKDGKFARWQLTSKGRLVGHDGEIGNADMCYGYNSNGGCQKWEEIPNCRENGEVFQKIAGTPNVDNATTFEQDVTYSYSDCKIRCWRNCNCNGFQEFYGNGTGCIFYSWNSTQDVDLVSQNNFYVLVNSTKSAPNSHGRKKWIWIGVATATALLILCSLILCLAKKKQKYALQDKKSKRKDLADSTESYNIKDLEDDFKGHDIKVFNYTSILEATMDFSPENKLGQGGYGPVYKGVLATGQEVAVKRLSKTSGQGIMEFKNELVLICELQHKNLVELLGCCIHEEERILIYEYMPNKSLDFYLFDCTKKNLLDWKKRFNIIEGIAQGLLYLHKYSRLKIIHRDLKASNILLDENMNPKIADFGMARMFTQQESVVNTNRIVGTYGYMSPEYAMEGICSTKSDVYSFGVLLLEIICGRKNNSFYDVDRPLNLIGHAWELWNDGEYLKLMDPTLNDTFVPDEVKRCIHVGLLCVEQYANNRPTMSEVISVLTNKYELTNLPRRPAFYVRREIFEGETTSKGQDTDTYSTTAISTSCEVEGKI, from the exons ATGATAAGTTTCGAAATAAAGAAACAAGTTGTATTGATATACTTATGGTTGTGGTGGAGTACTACTACTAGTATTTGTGGTAATGCAACGAAAGATAGTTTGAAGCCAGGTGATACATTGAATTCCAATTCCACGCTATGTTCTAAACAAGACAAGTATTGTCTATGTCTCAACAGTTCTATTGGTCACTTGATTATACGTACTCTCGATGGCGCAGTAGTGTGGATGTATGATAGAAATCAACCCATAGACATAGATTCATCAGTTCTTCTATCATTAGACTACTCTGGTGTGCTCAAAATAGAATTTCAAAATAGGAATTTACCAATAATCATTTACTCTTCGCCTCAACCAACCAACGACACTGTGGCCACTATGTTAGACACCGGTAACTTTGTGCTTCAACAACTTCACCCAAATGGGACAAAGAGTATATTATGGCAGAGTTTTGATTATCCAACATACATTTTGATCTCAACGATGAAGTTGGGAGTTAATCGAAAAACAGGACATAATTGGTCATTGGTTTCATGGTTGACTCCTTCGCTACCAACTCCAGGTAAATTTAGTCTTGTATGGGAACCAAAAGAACGTGAATTGAACATAAGGAAAAGCGGCAAAGTGCATTGGAAAAGCGGAAAACTTAAAAGCAATGGAATATTCGAGAACATTCCCACAAAAGTTCAACGTATATATCAGTACATTATTGTCTCTAACAAGAATGAAGATTCTTTCGCTTTCGAAGTTAAAGATGGGAAGTTTGCACGATGGCAACTAACCTCGAAGGGGAGGTTAGTAGGTCATGATGGAGAGATTGGGAATGCAGATATGTGTTATGGATATAATAGCAATGGAGGGTGCCAAAAATGGGAGGAAATACCAAATTGTAGGGAAAATGGTGAGGTTTTTCAGAAAATTGCGGGAACACCAAACGTAGACAATGCAACAACGTTTGAACAGGATGTGACTTATAGTTACAGTGATTGCAAGATTAGATGTTGGAGAAATTGTAATTGCAATGGATTCCAGGAATTTTATGGTAATGGGACTGGATGTATATTCTATTCATGGAATTCGACACAAGATGTTGATTTGGTGAGTCAGAATAACTTCTACGTCTTGGTAAACTCTACAAAATCAGCCCCAAATTCCCATG GTAGAAAAAAGTGGATATGGATCGGTGTTGCAACCGCAACTGCTTTACTCATATTATGCTCACTTATTCTATGCCtagcaaaaaagaaacaaaaatatgcaCTACAAG ataagaaaagtaaaagaaagGATTTGGCGGATTCGACTGAATCCTATAATATCAAAGATCTTGAAGATGACTTCAAGGGACATGATATAAAAGTTTTTAACTATACATCAATTTTGGAAGCAACTATGGACTTTTCACCTGAAAACAAGTTAGGACAGGGAGGCTATGGACCTGTTTATAAG GGAGTCTTGGCAACAGGACAAGAAGTTGCTGTAAAAAGACTTTCAAAAACATCCGGACAAGGAATTATGGAATTCAAAAATGAATTGGTACTTATATGTGAACTTCAACACAAAAATCTTGTAGAACTACTTGGCTGTTGCATTCATGAAGAAGAAAGGATTCTGATTTACGAATATATGCCAAACAAAAGCTTGGATTTCTATCTGTTTG ATTGTACGAAAAAGAATCTGCTAGATTGGAAGAAGCGTTTCAACATAATAGAAGGAATTGCTCAAGGATTGCTCTATCTTCATAAGTACTCAAGACTCAAAATCATTCATAGAGACTTGAAAGCCAGCAACATACTTCTTGATGAGAATATGAACCCAAAAATTGCTGATTTTGGTATGGCAAGAATGTTTACGCAGCAGGAGTCCGTAGTAAATACCAACAGAATTGTTGGGACGTA TGGATACATGTCTCCAGAATATGCCATGGAAGGAATATGTTCAACAAAGTCTGACGTCTATAGTTTTGGAGTGTTGCTACTTGAAATTATTTGTGGGAGAAAAAACAATAgcttttatgatgttgatcgTCCACTAAATCTAATAGGACAT GCATGGGAGCTATGGAATGATGGTGAGTATCTAAAGCTAATGGATCCAACATTAAATGACACATTTGTTCCTGATGAAGTGAAAAGGTGCATTCATGTTGGTCTCTTATGTGTAGAACAATATGCAAATAATCGACCTACAATGTCTGAAGTTATATCAGTGTTGACAAACAAATATGAACTCACAAACTTGCCAAGAAGGCCAGCATTTTATGTTAGAAGAGAGATCTTTGAGGGGGAAACAACTTCTAAAGGGCAAGACACCGACACCTATTCTACGACAGCAATTTCTACCTCATGTGAAGTAGAAgggaaaatataa